The window GGCGCACTCACGAAAAGCGCGCAATTCCCTTTCCACTTCTGGCTGCCGCACGCCATGGCCGCACCCACACCCGTTTCAGCCTACCTGCATTCGGCCACGATGGTGAAGGCCGGGGTGTTCCTGCTGGCGCGCTTCTGGCCCGTGCTGTCGGGCACCCAGGAATGGTTTTGGATCGTCGGCGGCGCTGGCGTTTGCACCCTGCTGATCGGCGCCTACGCGGCGATGTTCCAGAACGACCTGAAGGGCCTGCTCGCCTATTCCACGATTTCGCACCTGGGGCTGATCACGCTGCTGCTCGGCCTGAACAGCCCGCTGGCGGCCGTGGCCGCCGTCTTCCACATCATGAACCATGCGACTTTCAAGGCCTCGCTGTTCATGGCCGCCGGCATCATCGACCACGAAAGCGGCACGCGCGACATCCGCCGCCTGAGCGGCCTGATGCGGCTCATGCCGATCACCGGCCTGCTGGCCATCATCGCCAGCGCGGCCATGGCCGGCGTGCCGCTGCTCAACGGCTTCCTGTCGAAGGAGATGTTCTTCGCCGAGACCGTCTACATCAGCGCCACGCCGGTCGTGGAATGGGGCCTGCCGATCGCCGCCACGCTCGCCGGCATCTTCAGCGTGGCCTATTCGCTGCGCTTCACCTGCGACGTGTTCTTCGGCCCGGCCGCAACCGACCTGCCACACCAGCCGCACGAGCCGCCGCACTGGATGCGCGTGCCGGTCGAGTTGCTGGTGCTGGCCTGCCTGGTCGTGGGCGTGGCACCGAACCTGTCCGTCGGCCGTTTCCTCGACGCCGCGGCACTGCCCGTCGTCGGCGGGGAACTGCCCGCATTCAGCCTGCACGTCTGGCATGGCTTCAACCTGCCGTTCATCATGAGCCTGGTGGCGATGGCCGGCGGCACGTTGCTGTACTTCCTGCTGCGGCCGGTCCAGGACGCATTCGAACACCCGCCGCTGATGCGCGCCATCAGCGGCAAGAGCATCTTCGAGCAGACCCTGGCCCTGCTCAGCCGCCTGGGCCGGCGCGGCCGACGCTTCTTCGGCACGCAGCGGCTGCAGAACCAGCTGATGTGCCTGGTGGGCGCCGCGTTGGTCGCCGGCCTGGCCGCGCTGTGGGGCAGCGGGCTGCAGGCGGGCACGCGGGTGCTGCTGCCGCTGTCGCCGGCCTTCGCGCTGCTGTGGACCGTGGGCATGGCCTGCGCCGTCACCGCCGCCTGGCAAGCCAAGTACCACCGCCTGGCCGCGCTCACGCTGATGGGCACGGCCGGCCTGGCCACCTGCATCACCTTCGTCTGGTTTTCGGCCCCCGACCTGGCGTTGACGCAGCTCACGGTGGAAGTGGTGACCACGGTGCTGATCCTGCTCGGCCTGCGCTGGCTGCCGATGCGCATGATCTCGGCGGGCGCCACCAAGCCCTCGTCCAGCACCGCCGCGCGCCGCACCCGCGACATGACCGTGGCCGTGCTGGCCGGCGGCAGCATGGCAGTGCTGGCCTACGCCATGATGAGCCGCCCCTTCCCCGAGGGCATTTCCACTTTCTTCCTGGAGCGCGCGCTGCCGGAAGGCGGCGGCGCCAACGTGGTCAACGTCATGCTGGTCGACTTCCGCGGCTTCGACACCTTCGGTGAAATCGTCGTGCTCGGCATCGTCGCCCTGTCGGTGTACGCGCTGCTGCGCCGCTTCCGCCCGGCGGCCGAAACCATGCAGATCCCGCTGCAGCAGCGTTCGCTGCCGCCCGAGCGCCCTTCCGACCTGCTCAACCCGCGCCACGCGCGCGACACCGCCGTGGGCTACTTGATGGTTCCCGCCGTGCTGGTGCGGCTGTTGCTGCCGCTGGCGGCCATGGTGTCGGTCTACCTGTTCATGCGCGGCCACAACGAGCCGGGCGGCGGCTTCGTCGCCGGGCTGGTGATGTCGGTGGCGCTGTTGTTGCAGTACATCGTCTCGGGTACGCAATGGGTGGAAGCCCATCTCTACCTGCGGCCGCGTTACTGGATCGCGGTGGGCATGCTGTGCGCGCTGGCCACCGGCCTCGGCTCGCTGTTGCTGGGCTACCCTTTCATGACCACGCACACGGCGCACCTGCACCTGCCGGTGCTCGGCGACATCCACATCGCCAGCGCGCTGTTCTTCGACATCGGCGTGTTCACCCTGGTGGTCGGCGCCACCATCCTGATCCTCACCGCGCTGGCCCACCAGTCCGTACGCAGCCACCGCCTGCCCGGCAAGGCCGAGGCCGAAGCCCAGAACACCGCCGCCCCGGAAGGAGCCCGCTGATGGAATTGATGTTATCGCTGGCCATCGGCGTGCTCACCGGCTCGGGCATCTGGCTGCTGCTGCGCCCGCGCACCTTCCAGGTCATCATGGGTTTGTCGCTGCTGTCGTACGCGGTGAACCTGTTCATGTTCAGCATGGGCCGGCTGTCCATCGACCGCGAACCGGTGCTGGTCGCCGGCGTGCCGCTCAACCTGCTGCATTACGACGACCCGATCCCGCAGGCATTGGTGCTCACCGCCATCGTCATCGGCTTCGCCATGACGGCGCTGTTCCTGGTGGTGATGATGGCCTCGCGCGGCCTCTCGGGCACCGACCATGTCGACGGCGCGGAGTCCGGCGAATGAGCGATTTCCTGTCCATGCTTTCGCGGCCGCTGCACCCGCTGTCCGCGCATTGGGTCGTCGCACCGATCCTGCTGCCGCTGTTCACCGGCGCCATGATGCTGCTGATGCGCGAGGAGCGCCGCCGGATCAAGGCCGCCATCAACATCGGCTCCACCTTCCTGGGCCTGCTGTTGTCCGTCGCATTGCTGCTGTGGGTCGACGACCAGGGCACGGTCGGCTCGATCGGCATCTACCTGCCCGGCAACTGGCAAGCCCCCTACGGCATCGTGCTGGCCGTGGACCGGTTGTCGGCCATGATGCTGGTGCTGGCCTCCACCGTGGCGCTCGGCTCGGTGGTGTTCGCGGCGGCGCGGTGGCACCGCGCCGGGGTGCATTACCACCCGCTGTTCCAGTTCCAGCTCATGGGCCTGTGCGGCGCCTTCCTCACGGCCGACCTGTTCAACCTCTTCGTGTTCTTCGAGATCCTGCTGGCCGCCTCCTACGGCCTGCTGCTGCATGGCTCGGGCCGGCTGCGCGTGAAGGCCGGGCTGCACTACATCGCCATCAACCTCGGCGCGTCCTCGCTGTTCCTGATCGGCGTGTCGATGCTGTACGGCGTGACCGGCACGCTCAACATGGCGGACCTGGCCCAGAAGATCCCGCTGGTGGCCGATGCCGACCGCGGCCTGCTGCACGCCTCGGCCGCCATCCTCGCTGTGGCCTTCCTCGCCAAGGCCGCCATCTGGCCGCTGAACTTCTGGCTGGTGCCCGCCTACAGCACAGCCACGGCGCCCGTGGGAGCCTTGTTCG of the Rhodoferax koreense genome contains:
- a CDS encoding monovalent cation/H+ antiporter subunit A; translated protein: MPLFTLILLPFAGSLIAAWLPANARTSESALAGVIGLFCAVQAALYFPDIANGGVVQQELAWIPSLGLNLVVRMDGFAWMFCMLVLGIGTLVVLYARYYMSASDPVPRFFSFFLAFMGAMTGVVLSGNLIQLALFWELTSLFSFLLIGYWHHRKDARRGARMALTVTGTGGLCLLAGVLVLGHIVGSYDLATVLAAGDQVRAHPLYLTVLVLVLLGALTKSAQFPFHFWLPHAMAAPTPVSAYLHSATMVKAGVFLLARFWPVLSGTQEWFWIVGGAGVCTLLIGAYAAMFQNDLKGLLAYSTISHLGLITLLLGLNSPLAAVAAVFHIMNHATFKASLFMAAGIIDHESGTRDIRRLSGLMRLMPITGLLAIIASAAMAGVPLLNGFLSKEMFFAETVYISATPVVEWGLPIAATLAGIFSVAYSLRFTCDVFFGPAATDLPHQPHEPPHWMRVPVELLVLACLVVGVAPNLSVGRFLDAAALPVVGGELPAFSLHVWHGFNLPFIMSLVAMAGGTLLYFLLRPVQDAFEHPPLMRAISGKSIFEQTLALLSRLGRRGRRFFGTQRLQNQLMCLVGAALVAGLAALWGSGLQAGTRVLLPLSPAFALLWTVGMACAVTAAWQAKYHRLAALTLMGTAGLATCITFVWFSAPDLALTQLTVEVVTTVLILLGLRWLPMRMISAGATKPSSSTAARRTRDMTVAVLAGGSMAVLAYAMMSRPFPEGISTFFLERALPEGGGANVVNVMLVDFRGFDTFGEIVVLGIVALSVYALLRRFRPAAETMQIPLQQRSLPPERPSDLLNPRHARDTAVGYLMVPAVLVRLLLPLAAMVSVYLFMRGHNEPGGGFVAGLVMSVALLLQYIVSGTQWVEAHLYLRPRYWIAVGMLCALATGLGSLLLGYPFMTTHTAHLHLPVLGDIHIASALFFDIGVFTLVVGATILILTALAHQSVRSHRLPGKAEAEAQNTAAPEGAR
- a CDS encoding Na+/H+ antiporter subunit C; protein product: MELMLSLAIGVLTGSGIWLLLRPRTFQVIMGLSLLSYAVNLFMFSMGRLSIDREPVLVAGVPLNLLHYDDPIPQALVLTAIVIGFAMTALFLVVMMASRGLSGTDHVDGAESGE